The DNA segment ctcggaccaaaagaggatgtggcgccacattgttcaaggccTGGAGTcggtccttaagggagcaatttatctacttacccgtACTTCGGGGAAtgtgtgaattccatcttgcatagcTGTGTTCcaagctccctaatcagacgaatccccaaaatggtaggcttgttgagccagtgatctagccactctcacccatataaatcaaaggactgccctcataggtaggagttcacaactcactcaagatttaggtcatgttacctatgatcatcctagtgaaatgaaagtctctactatgaacggtgttatataatgagactaaacatttcgtggttcggtcttatacaaactcctttgtatagaataatcccgctcgcatgtttaatacatgaatgatcaggatcagatcatttgtagcactttacaacaattgtaacacctacaatgcagttcatactcgtagtgtcaccaggataaggtatacAACctcatccatctactacagaccatttaggttatcacttaaacatgatccatctgtatgtctccacatacatgtttaagttacaacgataaccttggatgctagtttattggtttatggttaatgcaactaaaatatcatatactttatagacaaagtgaataaaatatcgtatattattaatcacataagagtttgttcatacaatgtttacaaactataggaccctacgagatttaggacatcaaccctaacaattataatataaagtttttatttgagagaaatcaaatatatgaatatgattcaaatactaattatataaaTGTATTGAtctaaatactataggttaaagaGAAtgttaaactataggttatattatatgtgatataatataaactatatattacatgtcatattagatataacatatagttttaatatatgatatttataataaattagttactattattgttgttgttgttattattatttattaattaattaattttaaattgatttttaaaattaattggaggtccccttaattctctcattaaacgTGGGAGGTGGGGAAGTTTCTCCTGGGATATTATTCTTCTTCCTTCATTGGAACATAGATGACAGACACAAGCTTTCCTAGAAAACTTCTCTGCAAACTTTTCCTCTCAACAAAATATTCCTTCCCTGCAAAAAATTAAATCGAAGTCCACAACTTTCGACGATTCTCAcccttcgagaataccaaggtttcgTAATGGTGGTGTCTGAATTGGGTTTTTgcttcttgtatttttttttttttttttttttatattgaattACATAGGttgaatgtgattttttttttttttttttttttttttttggcgtTGGTGGGTTCATGTTCGAATTGTTCGTGATCGAAGAGGATTTGGCGAAGAGAATCGTCTTCAAGGGTAAATGGTTCTAAATCCCTTATTTACtcttaaaattttgtatatcaTGCTTAATTGGAATGTATTCCATGTTTTCGTCTTCTGTCAATTTGTGAgtttctataaaattaaaaattgggctACGATCCACTTCTGCATTGGGTGTTGACACATCCTTTATGAACTCCACAAAAATATGAACTCTGGATATCTTATCTCAACTCAACACCCCAAACAGCccctaaatattaattacacaATACTAAATCTATGTAAGCAATCGAAAtcattcttcaaaggtatgctgAAAACACCCACAACCACTCTCTACTACTTCACTCACCTCAACTCTCTAGTAACTTGAGCATCGAAGTGTTAGTGGCTGACACCTTATCGGTGTTCATTTTCAAGAGACTTGGATTATTTTTCcactaaattaaataataaatttaatagttGATCCATTTTCAACATCAACATAAACATTTGAATAAACTTACCGAGAATATTGTttataaactcaattaatttttaaaaatcaaaaaacaaaatttcagtAGTCATCAACCTAGACttaaaatattggaattaaataggTACGTTgtaaagtttatttaattaaagaattatttattaaatataccAAATACACTTCTCTAAGAAATTCACAGTGAAGTTTATTTcgtttaaaaaaacatatttagtAAACATACCAAATATACTAACTTTTCTAAGAAATCCACGAAACCTTTGGTGaggaaagaaagagagattaGAAAACACACAAGAAGGAGATGAGTACAAATAAGAGCCAACATGGAACCTAAGaatatgagttaaaaaaaaggaaaattttaatataacaataaaattattatataggcaaaagaaaaatggttgtttttaattataGTAAAGTGAGTCTACTTATTTATAAATGtagcaaaatatcattgtttaaatattgatagatgtctatcattgattgataataatattttgctatatttaaaagaggcatttttaaatataaaaaaaaatatttaaaaatatttatactttatagtaaaaagttccaaaagtacaaAGCACTTTTTGatctttttgctataaaatgttaatatttttgaattttttctatttataagaaattttctatttaaaaaattttttaacaattttgtaatttaaacaattaccaaaaaaaaaaaaaaaaacagagattAAACTTATTAACTAGTCATTTGAGATAATATGTCATTTCATTTGTATATGATATTATATCgatgttgaaaattttaattcataagAATATGCATAAAAAACGTCCATTTTAAAATTCGACCCTAGTTGTAtaaaacaaacacatttaaaACCAAATATGTCGATAGATATTTTAGTTCATGTTTAAGGCTTATGtggtattttgattttaaatcattgaagatatatttcataatgactttaaatataataaaaataattttaaccctTTTATAATTATTCTCAAATTCTACAATTAGTTAAAATTGACATTGAAATGGATcaagaaaaattaaacattagttATAAATGTAATCTCGAATTTGTAACTTGTGATTATTTCTTctaaatattctattttgtatctaatgatcattagcttttaatttttcataGTATTTgacaaattcaaaaatttaaattgttatatataaaatatcaatGATTATTAAACTCGAGTTTGGAGTATCCCACTTCGATGTtggcaaataataataatatcataaattttaaaaatattcaaaagCTCAAGGGTATATTGGTAATTTAACGaaataaaatacaattaattcaAAGAAACCAACCAAGCTTACTGTTAGAATAAAAAATGACAATTTTCGTAGAGGACCACTCCTTTTATAGTCCACATTCTTACTTTTCAACCATCTTCAAACTTCAAACCTTATCCGGCAACCAAATATGGGCGGCCGGAAAGATGTCGTTTCTGAAACTTCCGGTCTCCATTTTCCGTTAATTGAATCAGTCGACAAACCCAAAACAAACAGATTTTCTTTTCTATGTGCAATCATCGCTTCCATGTCTTCCGTCTTGCTAGGTTACGGTCAGAAGTCTTACTTCCTTCCTTTCGATTCTTCATCTCTGTTTTCATCCCCTTGATTTCTGGAAAATTTTTTGTGTATTCAAACAGATATCGGTGTAATGAGTGGGGCGGCGATCTACATTCAAGAAGATTTCGAGATTTCTGATGTGAAAGTGGAAATCCTGGTCGGAATCATCAGTCTCTACGCAACTATTGGAGCCGCCGCCGCCGGCAGAACCTCCGATTGGATCGGCCGCCGCTACACCATGGCTCTTGCCGCCGTATTCTTCCTCGTCGGAGCCATACTCATGGGGTTCGCCCCTAACTACGGCCTCCTCATGGCCGGCAGATTCGTTGCCGGAATCGGTATTGGATACGCTTCGGTTATTGCCTCTGTTTACACCGCCGAGGTTTCTCCGGCATCCTCCCGCGGCTGCCTTTCTTCTTTTCCAGAGGTCCGCCGTTTGATTTATCTTTCAATTGAAATTAGGGCTCATTAGTCTTCTTCTTAGATCTAGATTTGAATGTTCCTTCGCAAAACTGAAGCTATGTTTGGGGATTTTGTTGCAGGTGTTTCTTAATGTTGGTATCTTACTCGGATACGTTTCGAATTACGCATTCTCCAAGCTTCCAATTCGATTAGGATGGCGATTTATGCTTGGAATCGGATTAATTCCGTCGGTGTTCTTAGTCGCCGTTGTGATTCTCGTAATGCCAGAATCTCCACGGTGGCTTGTAATGCAAGGCCGTCTCGGCGAAGCCAAACAAGTCCTCATTAGAACCTCAGATTCCATCGAAGAATCTGTACAACGCCTCGCCGAAATCAAGAATGCCGTCGGAATTTCAGCGAGTTGCAAAGATGACGTCATTCAAATCCCAAAACAGATCACCCACGGCAGTGGCGTATGGAAAGAGCTCTTCCTTCACCCAACGCCAGCCGTCCGCCACATCTTGATAACCGTCCTCGGCGTGCATTTCTTCCAGGAAGCCTCCGGTATGAATGCCGTCGTTTTATACAGCCCTAGAATCTTCGAGAAGGCTGGAATCTCATCCTCCGACCATAAGCTTCTCGCTACGGTGGCCGTTGGCATCACAAAAACTGTCTTCATCTTGGTTGCCACCGTCCTCTTCGACCGAGTCGGACGACGGCCATTGATTCTGACAAGCATCGGCGGAATGATAATATCCCTAACGACATTAGGGGTTGGGTTGAAGATTATAGCGCGGTCGCACGAGTATGGCACGTGGCTGGTGGGATTTTGCGTAGCTATGGTGTTAACTGACGTGGCATTTTTCTCGATGGGTATTGGGCCAATGAGTTACGTCAGCTCAGAGTTATTTCCATTGAAGCTACGTGCTCAAGGGGTGAGTGTGGGGATGATCTTAAATAATGTGACGGGTGGAATTGTGTCAATGACATTTTTGTCCCTGTACCGTGCGATTACGATTAGCGGTGCGTTTTTTCTCTATGCTGGCATTGCAACGGTAGGTTGGGTGTTCTTTTATGTGGTCTTTCCGGAAACACGTGGGAAGAATTTGGAGCATGTTGAGAGGCTTTTTGGTAATTTGCTGTGGAAATTCTCTGTTAAGAAGGCTGATATATTAGATGACGTGGAAAATAGTGGAAATGCTTAGGATTtaagggttttttttaaaaaaattatttttcctaaATACCAAATTTACAGtttatttaaatgttttgatTTATGCTTCTGTCTAATATTTGTAATGTTgtatcacaaactaattgtgtCTCATAATATATTTCAACCTGTTATGTAATAAAGAAATagaatcttatttaaattgatacaaaaaaTATGAAGACTAAATTCACAGTGTTTTCTAGTGCTTATTTGTAATAATCAAAATTGttacttttaaaactttttgagATACAATGAAACTATTAAAGTATAGcttatatattttctctctatataGGTtcatggtaggtttgaatttcaatttttataggTGTATTATGttttagaataaattattttcaaaatcatctTAGGTTAAAAAGCTCTACAAATGTGACATATATAGAGTCGGGTCAAACCTAGATAATAATATCTGTAGGTTGAAATTTAtgttgtataaatataaaaaatgggtaaaaatatacttttggtcTATGAAGTTTAGAGTACTTGTGTCAATGTGGTCTATGaggttttaaaataaatactttagtCCGTGACATTTAGTAAATATTTCTAATTGGTCCTTGAACCATTAGTTGACTAACAAAAAGTGATGTAGAGGTTAGTGAACATACAATTTTGCATCTTAGATCTTTGACATGTTAAAGAGattgaaattaattgatttactAGATACAAtaatcaattttgtatctaaagaATCATTGAGGTTTGAAAAATTCCTAATAGGTCAAGAATCTATTAgacaaaaatttaataatttgagaACCTATTAAATACAACATTGAAAGTTGAAATATATATTAGATACTTTTTAAAGATCAAATATCTAGTAGACAAAAACTGAAAATTCAAAGACTTATTAGACACTAATGTATGGGCATTTTGGGCATTTCGGGAATATTCCGTAATTTTCATTTGTActaatttacaattttaatttgttttctttttagtttaggTATGAAAACACTCTTCCCCTTCGGGTCTATTTAAAGGAAATTTAGGGTTAGAATTAGTTGGGTAGTTAGGTAGGTGTGAGACAACCTTTTCCCTTTGGGTCTATTTAAAAGGATCATTGTCTACATTTCTCTATAATCAATAATACTCTACTTCAAGATTTTCTCTAAGATTTGAGTCTACACCaaaactggtatcagagcagaCATGAAGTTAGGCCTGAtgactaaaaaaaattctagCAAACCCACTGATTCTTCCCTTCCCACTGATGTGGAAGTATCCAACCTCCAATCCATGGACCCTCGGATGAACCAAGTTGAAGACACCATAGAACCTTGATCAATAACTTTATTGTGATGCAAACTTCCATGGTTGAGATGCTGAGGCCAAAACAGAGattcaagaaaaagaagaaggaagtcaATAACAACAAGAAAATAGAGGACTTCTACACCAAACTGAGACTAGGGGACCTCAATTGCACCAAGAATTCAGAGGTAACCACTAAAGAAGAAGAGCTTTTCGTGAACAGAACTGTGCTCCTCAAAATTTTGCCCCCTTCAAGAATTCAAGAACATCCAAGAATCCCTCCAAGATTCATGCAACTAAGAGGGTTCGACCAAAGGAGACCACAACCAAGGTCTCATCAACAATTCATATTAATGTCACAAAATCTTTTAGGGTTTGATTTTGATTCCTCGGAAGATGACACAATAAATTGGGAGAACATGTCAACTGGCTAGCCTTATAGACAAAGGTTCAACTACAACAACCAAGaccttcaatattttcaagaagaTGATAAAGATTTGGAACAATATTGGCTCGAGTATAGGGGAATGCAAAGAGGACATCATGGGGACGAGATTCTAAGTACAAAATGAAGATTAACCTTCCTACATATAATGGACGAATGAATATTGAAGTTTTTCTCGATTAGGTGAAGGACGTAGaaagatttttttattacatgGGCACCTCCGAGGATCGAAAGGTAAAACTTGTGTCCTTTAAACTAAAAAGTGGAGCATTGGCATGGTGAGATCAACTCCAAATAAATAGGAAAATGTATGGAAAACCTCCAATTCAAAGCTGGCAAAAAATGCTTAAACTCATGAAGAATATTGATGTACAGCCAATTCCGACATTGCAAACAGGTATCAAGAAGCATTAAAGAGTACACAGAAGATTTCCAAAGGCTAAGTGCAAGAAACTGTAaaagttaaacaacatgcagcgaaagtatcaaggatccataagcattctaattcactaaatttggcaaaaactaaagcatgctcttcataaaagtgggttttcagaacatacctttgatgaattctccaaGAAAATGTCTGTTCAGCtgttgtcttcacttgatatcaacgtgaaccatct comes from the Benincasa hispida cultivar B227 chromosome 5, ASM972705v1, whole genome shotgun sequence genome and includes:
- the LOC120078601 gene encoding polyol transporter 5-like isoform X1, with product MGGRKDVVSETSGLHFPLIESVDKPKTNRFSFLCAIIASMSSVLLGYDIGVMSGAAIYIQEDFEISDVKVEILVGIISLYATIGAAAAGRTSDWIGRRYTMALAAVFFLVGAILMGFAPNYGLLMAGRFVAGIGIGYASVIASVYTAEVSPASSRGCLSSFPEVFLNVGILLGYVSNYAFSKLPIRLGWRFMLGIGLIPSVFLVAVVILVMPESPRWLVMQGRLGEAKQVLIRTSDSIEESVQRLAEIKNAVGISASCKDDVIQIPKQITHGSGVWKELFLHPTPAVRHILITVLGVHFFQEASGMNAVVLYSPRIFEKAGISSSDHKLLATVAVGITKTVFILVATVLFDRVGRRPLILTSIGGMIISLTTLGVGLKIIARSHEYGTWLVGFCVAMVLTDVAFFSMGIGPMSYVSSELFPLKLRAQGVSVGMILNNVTGGIVSMTFLSLYRAITISGAFFLYAGIATVGWVFFYVVFPETRGKNLEHVERLFGNLLWKFSVKKADILDDVENSGNA
- the LOC120078601 gene encoding polyol transporter 5-like isoform X2, translating into MGGRKDVVSETSGLHFPLIESVDKPKTNRFSFLCAIIASMSSVLLDIGVMSGAAIYIQEDFEISDVKVEILVGIISLYATIGAAAAGRTSDWIGRRYTMALAAVFFLVGAILMGFAPNYGLLMAGRFVAGIGIGYASVIASVYTAEVSPASSRGCLSSFPEVFLNVGILLGYVSNYAFSKLPIRLGWRFMLGIGLIPSVFLVAVVILVMPESPRWLVMQGRLGEAKQVLIRTSDSIEESVQRLAEIKNAVGISASCKDDVIQIPKQITHGSGVWKELFLHPTPAVRHILITVLGVHFFQEASGMNAVVLYSPRIFEKAGISSSDHKLLATVAVGITKTVFILVATVLFDRVGRRPLILTSIGGMIISLTTLGVGLKIIARSHEYGTWLVGFCVAMVLTDVAFFSMGIGPMSYVSSELFPLKLRAQGVSVGMILNNVTGGIVSMTFLSLYRAITISGAFFLYAGIATVGWVFFYVVFPETRGKNLEHVERLFGNLLWKFSVKKADILDDVENSGNA